A stretch of Shinella zoogloeoides DNA encodes these proteins:
- a CDS encoding 5-guanidino-2-oxopentanoate decarboxylase: MTTKTVGEVLVDLLEANGVDVVFGIPGVHTVELYRGLAASKIRHITPRHEQGAGFMADGYARVSGKPGVALVITGPGLTNTITAMAQARQDSVPMLVISGVNRRDSLGHGRGMLHELPDQQGMMKTLALYSHTLLNPADLPLVVERAFAVLLSGRPGPVHIEIPTDVMATPIETGIFPAAVATRPRADAETLQRAAILCTNASRPVILAGGGAVTAEEEIRELAERIGAPVVTTVNARGMLAGHPLRVPASPSLKAVRRLLSDADLVVAFGTEFGPTDYDINVDGGFPRLKTLIRVDIDAAQLARTPQTGLSIFSSAKTAAAGMLGFLEGHKPIGNGAPRAEAARKGAWAELTAKMQAEVGVIDAIWRTLPKAIIVGDSTQAVYAGNYYCDAPRARSWFNAATGYGALGFAPPAAVGAALAEPDAPIVCLVGDGGLQFSLSEIGSAVDADARVIFLVWNNDGYQEIENYMVDAGITPEGVKPSAPDFIAIGTAYGVPSERLADVRDLPAVLERAGDRRGPSLIEIHQTKTAGATA; encoded by the coding sequence GAAGATCCGCCACATCACCCCGCGCCACGAACAGGGCGCGGGCTTCATGGCCGACGGCTATGCGCGCGTTTCCGGCAAGCCTGGCGTCGCACTCGTCATCACCGGCCCGGGCCTCACCAACACGATCACGGCGATGGCGCAGGCGCGGCAGGATTCCGTGCCGATGCTGGTGATATCAGGCGTCAACCGGCGCGATTCGCTCGGCCACGGCCGCGGCATGCTGCATGAGCTGCCCGACCAGCAGGGCATGATGAAGACGCTGGCGCTCTATTCGCATACGCTTCTCAACCCCGCCGACCTGCCGCTCGTCGTCGAGCGCGCCTTCGCCGTGCTGCTCTCGGGCCGCCCCGGCCCGGTCCATATCGAAATTCCGACGGACGTGATGGCGACGCCCATCGAGACGGGCATTTTCCCGGCCGCCGTCGCGACACGTCCGCGCGCCGATGCGGAAACCCTGCAGCGCGCCGCCATCCTCTGCACCAACGCCTCCCGCCCCGTCATCCTCGCCGGCGGCGGCGCGGTGACGGCGGAAGAGGAGATCCGCGAGCTGGCCGAGCGTATCGGCGCGCCGGTCGTCACGACGGTCAATGCCCGCGGCATGCTCGCCGGCCATCCGCTTCGCGTGCCCGCCAGCCCCAGCCTCAAGGCGGTGCGCCGGCTTCTTTCCGATGCCGACCTCGTCGTCGCCTTCGGCACGGAATTCGGCCCGACCGACTACGACATCAATGTCGACGGCGGCTTCCCGCGCCTCAAGACGCTGATCCGCGTGGATATCGATGCCGCGCAGCTCGCGCGCACGCCGCAAACGGGCCTTTCGATCTTCTCCAGCGCCAAGACGGCCGCTGCCGGCATGCTCGGCTTCCTGGAAGGCCACAAGCCGATCGGCAACGGCGCGCCCCGCGCAGAGGCGGCGCGCAAGGGCGCATGGGCCGAGCTGACGGCCAAGATGCAGGCGGAAGTCGGCGTCATCGACGCGATCTGGCGCACCCTGCCGAAGGCGATCATCGTCGGCGACTCGACGCAGGCCGTTTATGCAGGCAACTATTATTGCGATGCGCCGCGCGCGCGCAGCTGGTTCAACGCCGCGACGGGCTACGGCGCGCTCGGCTTCGCCCCGCCCGCCGCCGTCGGTGCGGCACTCGCCGAACCCGATGCGCCCATCGTCTGCCTCGTCGGCGACGGCGGCCTGCAGTTCTCGCTGTCGGAAATCGGCTCGGCGGTGGATGCCGATGCCCGCGTGATCTTCCTCGTCTGGAACAATGACGGCTATCAGGAGATCGAGAACTACATGGTCGACGCCGGCATCACGCCCGAAGGCGTAAAACCCTCCGCGCCCGATTTTATCGCCATCGGCACCGCCTATGGCGTGCCCTCCGAACGCCTAGCGGATGTCAGGGACCTGCCGGCGGTACTGGAGCGGGCGGGGGACCGCCGCGGCCCGAGCCTCATCGAAATCCATCAGACAAAGACAGCCGGCGCGACCGCATGA
- the mscL gene encoding large conductance mechanosensitive channel protein MscL gives MLNEFKAFIARGNVMDLAVGVIIGAAFNRIVESVVNDLVMPIIGALTGGGFDFSNYFIALSGNVTASSLAAAREQGAVFAYGSFITALINFLILAWIIFLMVKGVNRMRASLEKEKAAGAAEPATPPEDVQLLTEIRDLLKSRPAV, from the coding sequence ATGCTCAACGAGTTCAAGGCGTTTATCGCCCGCGGCAATGTCATGGACCTTGCCGTCGGCGTCATCATCGGTGCAGCCTTCAACAGGATCGTCGAATCCGTCGTCAACGACCTCGTCATGCCCATCATCGGCGCCCTGACCGGCGGTGGCTTCGATTTTTCCAACTATTTCATTGCGCTGTCGGGCAATGTGACGGCCAGCTCGCTTGCCGCCGCCCGCGAGCAGGGCGCCGTCTTCGCCTATGGCAGCTTCATCACCGCCCTCATCAACTTCCTCATCCTCGCCTGGATCATCTTCCTGATGGTCAAGGGCGTGAACCGCATGCGCGCCTCGCTGGAGAAGGAAAAGGCAGCCGGTGCCGCCGAACCCGCGACGCCGCCGGAAGACGTGCAGCTCCTCACGGAAATCCGCGACCTGCTCAAGAGCCGTCCGGCCGTTTGA